A window of the Ostrea edulis chromosome 1, xbOstEdul1.1, whole genome shotgun sequence genome harbors these coding sequences:
- the LOC125659907 gene encoding solute carrier family 25 member 35-like, producing the protein MEFLIGGLAACGAGIFTNPLEVVKTRMQLQGELQARGQHAIHYRNSFHAIKTIVKTDGILAIQNGLVPALWYQLIMNGIRLGSYQVMLNVDLTKDKHGNISFVKSIAAGALAGCLGASIGSPFYMIKTHMQSKAAQQIAVGHQHPHESMLHGMRSVFRDHGFTGLWRGVSAAIPRVMVGSATQLSSFSTSKEYITRLHVFPSESWMNTFCATLCSALTVTFFMTPFDVVSTRMYNQGTDVHGKGLRYNNVVDCFVKIFRTEGLWGFYKGWGPSFLRLAPHTVLSLMIWDRLRVFYKSFQLNKVKDV; encoded by the exons ATGGAGTTTCTGATAGGGGGTCTTGCAGCATGTGGTGCGGGAATTTTCACAAATCCTCTGGAAGTTGTGAAAACTCGTATGCAGTTGCAGGGCGAATTGCAGGCTCGTGGACAACATGCTATTCACTACAG aaattcatttcatgcaatAAAGACCATCGTGAAAACAGATGGAATTTTGGCCATTCAGAATGGTCTGGTCCCCGCCTTGTGGTACCAGCTAATTATGAATGGAATCCGCCTCGGTTCTTATCAGGTCATGTTGAATGTCGACCTTACCAAGGATAAACATGGAAATATTTCCTTTGTTAAGAGCATTGCAGCCGGAGCACTAGCTGGCTGTTTGGGTGCTTCAATTGGAAGTCCCTTTTATATG ATAAAAACACATATGCAATCAAAGGCGGCTCAACAGATTGCTGTGGGACATCAGCATCCACATGAAAGTATGCTCCATGGAATGCGGTCAGTGTTCCGTGACCATGGGTTCACTGGACTGTGGAGGGGGGTGTCAGCTGCCATTCCTCGAGTCATGGTTGGGTCAGCAACACAACTTTCATCATTTAGCACATCTAAAGAATACATTACTCGTCTTCAT GTGTTTCCATCGGAAAGTTGGATGAATACATTTTGTGCGACACTCTGCAGTGCTTTAACGGTCACTTTCTTTATGACGCCATTTGACGTGGTGTCCACACGGATGTACAACCAAGGAACAGATGTTCATGGGAAGGGGTTACGCTACAACAATGTGGTGGACTGTTTTGTGAAGATATTCCGTACAGAAGGACTCTGGGGTTTCTATAAAGGCTGGGGCCCATCATTCTTAAGGTTGGCCCCTCACACGGTGTTGAGTTTGATGATATGGGACCGTCTCAGGGTATTTTACAAGAGCTTTCAGCTTAATAAGGTGAAGGATGTATAA